In a single window of the Manis pentadactyla isolate mManPen7 chromosome 14, mManPen7.hap1, whole genome shotgun sequence genome:
- the LOC118924185 gene encoding cystatin-C-like — translation MCLRSPCPEQTMALRAPLLLLAALALALAVSPAAGSKLGGSQLVGGLMDADVSEAGVQQALNYALSEYNQASNDAYHSRVLRVLRARKQVVAGMNYFLDVEIGRTTCTKSQPNLTSCPFHEPPHLSKMLCTFEIYTVPWKNTNSLTKSNCHSA, via the exons ATGTGCCTCCGCTCTCCGTGTCCCGAGCAGACCATGGCCCTGCGTGCCCCGCTGCTCCTGCTGGCCGCCCTGGCTCTGGCGCTGGCCGTGAGCCCCGCGGCCGGCTCGAAGTTAGGCGGCTCTCAGTTGGTGGGCGGCCTGATGGACGCGGACGTCAGCGAGGCAGGCGTGCAGCAGGCGCTGAACTACGCGCTCAGCGAGTACAACCAGGCGAGCAACGACGCGTACCACAGCCGCGTCCTGCGGGTGTTGCGCGCCCGCAAGCAG GTCGTGGCCGGGATGAACTACTTCTTGGATGTGGAGATTGGCAGAACCACATGCACCAAGTCCCAGCCCAACTTGACCAGCTGTCCCTTCCATGAGCCACCACACCTGAGT AAAATGCTCTGCACTTTCGAGATATACACTGTCCCCTGGAAGAACACAAATTCCCTGACGAAGTCCAACTGCCATAGTGCATAG